From Solibacillus sp. FSL W7-1436, one genomic window encodes:
- the tnpB gene encoding IS66 family insertion sequence element accessory protein TnpB (TnpB, as the term is used for proteins encoded by IS66 family insertion elements, is considered an accessory protein, since TnpC, encoded by a neighboring gene, is a DDE family transposase.) has translation MKQDFTSVQNIYIICGKTDMRKGIDGLATLIQDSFELDPYSDSIFLFSGWSKDRYKCLYFDGDGFAMLYKRLDNGKLQWPKDENEVRKLSQQELRWLLEGLSLQQPKAIAKSVKGIF, from the coding sequence CGAGCGTGCAAAACATCTACATCATCTGCGGTAAGACAGACATGCGTAAAGGTATTGATGGTCTCGCAACGCTCATTCAAGATTCTTTCGAATTGGATCCGTATAGTGATTCTATCTTTCTGTTTTCTGGATGGAGCAAGGATCGGTATAAATGTTTGTATTTCGATGGAGATGGCTTCGCCATGCTTTATAAACGATTAGATAATGGGAAATTACAATGGCCAAAAGATGAAAATGAGGTACGCAAACTTTCGCAACAAGAGCTGCGTTGGTTGTTGGAAGGATTATCTCTACAACAGCCGAAGGCAATTGCAAAATCTGTAAAAGGTATCTTTTAA
- the tnpC gene encoding IS66 family transposase — translation MTLVKQKQEEQNERIIRLLEEQLAQSNRQIEALTEQVRQLTKALYGSKSEKSKYQAPDGQGSLFEEDPSFNEPEQTEEQSTETVSYTVTRKKTNKKRNDSFREDIEVEEIHHHPANLACDCCLGEMVEFSSTMVREEAKFIPATLKRVQHFEHAYECKACKKDALQKAQIKRGKAPQGAIQRSIAGPTVLAKLIYDKFIQYLPLYRQVNEWERHGLHTNDKNLSNWVIRVAEDWLQPLYVLMKQLLTAKSVLHVDETYAQILKRSDGKSAQSNAYNWVCRSVQSEGPIIVLFKSALSRGRAILENLIAGFKGTVICDGYSAYGQLPNVQFANCWAHVRRYWLKADSKNGRIGVEYCDRLFHIERKIKHLLPEERVRVRQQEAKPIVAEFFDWIDRSPFFGKNAIAKAADYTLSRADELKVFLDNGHIAIDNNPAENAIRPNVIGRKNWLFSVSEAGANANAICLSLAETAKANGIDFYQYLVKLMTELPNLPFHQQPEILHNYMPWSENIQATCAK, via the coding sequence TTGACGCTTGTTAAACAGAAGCAAGAAGAACAAAACGAACGTATTATACGATTACTTGAAGAACAGTTAGCTCAGTCAAATCGACAAATAGAAGCGTTGACGGAACAAGTTCGTCAATTAACGAAAGCCTTATACGGCTCTAAGTCAGAGAAATCCAAATATCAAGCACCAGACGGACAGGGCTCTTTATTTGAAGAAGATCCGTCTTTTAACGAACCTGAGCAGACAGAAGAACAAAGCACGGAAACGGTTAGTTATACCGTTACTCGTAAAAAGACAAATAAAAAACGAAATGATTCGTTTCGTGAGGATATTGAAGTTGAGGAAATTCATCATCATCCAGCTAATTTAGCTTGTGATTGTTGTCTCGGTGAAATGGTAGAATTCAGTTCAACGATGGTACGTGAAGAAGCGAAATTTATTCCAGCTACGTTGAAACGTGTACAACATTTTGAACATGCTTATGAGTGCAAAGCGTGTAAAAAAGATGCCCTACAAAAAGCACAAATCAAACGTGGTAAAGCACCACAAGGCGCTATCCAAAGAAGCATTGCCGGACCCACTGTTTTAGCAAAACTTATCTATGATAAGTTTATCCAGTACTTGCCTCTTTACCGTCAGGTAAATGAATGGGAGCGACATGGCCTACATACCAACGATAAGAATTTATCCAATTGGGTAATACGCGTAGCAGAAGATTGGCTTCAACCGCTTTATGTTTTGATGAAGCAACTATTGACGGCGAAATCTGTGCTGCATGTGGATGAAACGTATGCACAAATACTCAAACGTTCAGATGGGAAATCCGCTCAATCGAACGCCTATAACTGGGTATGTCGTAGTGTACAAAGTGAAGGTCCTATTATCGTTTTATTTAAGAGCGCTCTCTCACGAGGGCGAGCTATATTAGAAAATTTAATTGCAGGGTTCAAAGGGACTGTGATTTGTGATGGCTATTCGGCTTATGGTCAATTGCCTAATGTTCAGTTCGCTAACTGTTGGGCGCACGTACGACGTTATTGGCTGAAAGCTGATAGTAAAAACGGGCGAATAGGTGTTGAATATTGCGATCGTTTATTTCACATCGAGCGTAAAATCAAACACCTTTTACCGGAAGAACGTGTGCGAGTTCGTCAACAAGAAGCAAAGCCCATCGTAGCTGAATTTTTCGATTGGATTGACCGTTCTCCTTTCTTTGGTAAAAACGCAATTGCGAAAGCAGCGGACTACACATTGAGCCGAGCAGATGAGTTAAAAGTCTTTCTTGATAACGGTCACATCGCAATTGACAATAATCCCGCTGAAAATGCGATTCGTCCAAATGTTATTGGCCGTAAAAATTGGCTTTTCTCTGTGAGCGAAGCGGGTGCCAATGCGAATGCCATCTGTTTAAGCTTGGCTGAAACGGCCAAAGCAAACGGGATTGATTTTTATCAGTATCTGGTGAAGCTGATGACGGAATTACCAAATTTACCATTTCATCAGCAACCTGAGATTTTACATAA